A single window of Methylocella tundrae DNA harbors:
- the gcvPA gene encoding aminomethyl-transferring glycine dehydrogenase subunit GcvPA codes for MRYLPLTPEDRSAMLARVGVDKIDVLFESIPANKRLSRNLDLPLRRAEMDVQRLLSGMASKNRAAGSGPFFVGAGAYKHHIPASVDHLIQRSEFLTSYTPYQPEIAQGTLQAIFEFQTQVAALTAMDVANASMYDGSTATIEAVLMAHRITKRRKAILSGGLHPHYAEVVRTISRMTGDEVSSLPPDVPGVENLGAEIDAGTSCVVVQNPDAFGNLRDLSGLAVICKAQGALLIVAFTEAVSLGLVKAPGEMGADIVVGEGQSIGNSLNFGGPYVGLFATRSKYLRQMPGRLCGETLDAEGRRGFVLTLSTREQHIKRDKATSSICTNSGLCALAFTIHMSLLGEAGLRRLAKINHANAVDLADRLRRVPGVEVLNQSFFNEFTVRVPVRADALIERLAEKGVLAGVPASRLWPGESLDDLILVASSEVNTDEDRRAFVKALKGALSC; via the coding sequence ATGCGCTATCTGCCCCTAACTCCCGAAGACCGCTCCGCTATGCTGGCGCGCGTCGGCGTCGACAAGATCGACGTCCTGTTTGAGTCAATTCCCGCGAACAAGCGGCTCTCCCGCAATCTCGATCTGCCCCTGCGCCGCGCCGAAATGGACGTGCAGCGCCTGCTCTCCGGCATGGCTTCGAAAAACCGCGCCGCGGGGTCGGGGCCGTTCTTCGTCGGCGCCGGCGCCTATAAGCATCACATTCCGGCGAGCGTCGATCACCTGATCCAGCGCTCGGAGTTTTTGACGAGCTATACGCCCTACCAGCCGGAGATCGCGCAAGGCACGCTGCAGGCGATCTTCGAATTTCAGACCCAGGTCGCAGCCCTGACCGCCATGGATGTCGCCAACGCGTCGATGTATGACGGTTCGACCGCGACGATTGAGGCCGTGCTGATGGCTCATCGCATCACGAAGCGGCGCAAGGCCATCCTGTCCGGCGGACTGCATCCCCATTACGCCGAAGTGGTGCGCACCATTTCTCGGATGACCGGCGACGAGGTTTCGAGCCTGCCGCCTGACGTGCCGGGCGTCGAAAATCTCGGGGCCGAGATCGACGCCGGCACGTCCTGTGTCGTCGTGCAAAACCCCGATGCTTTCGGCAATCTGCGCGATCTGTCCGGCCTCGCCGTCATCTGCAAGGCGCAAGGCGCCCTCCTGATCGTGGCCTTCACCGAGGCGGTTTCTCTCGGCCTTGTCAAGGCGCCCGGCGAGATGGGCGCCGACATCGTCGTCGGCGAGGGTCAGTCAATCGGCAACAGCCTCAATTTCGGCGGTCCTTACGTCGGCCTCTTCGCCACACGCTCGAAATATCTCCGGCAGATGCCGGGGCGGCTCTGCGGCGAGACCCTCGACGCGGAGGGGCGGCGCGGCTTCGTGCTGACGCTCTCGACGCGGGAGCAGCACATCAAGCGCGACAAGGCGACCTCCAGCATCTGCACCAATTCGGGCCTCTGCGCGCTGGCTTTCACCATTCATATGAGCTTGCTCGGTGAAGCAGGCCTGAGGCGCCTCGCGAAAATAAATCACGCCAACGCCGTCGATCTCGCGGACCGCCTTCGGCGCGTCCCGGGCGTCGAAGTTCTCAATCAGTCCTTCTTCAATGAATTCACCGTTCGCGTGCCGGTCCGGGCCGATGCGCTGATCGAGCGTCTCGCGGAAAAAGGCGTCCTCGCCGGCGTTCCGGCCTCGCGCTTATGGCCGGGCGAAAGCCTCGACGATCTCATTCTCGTCGCCTCGAGCGAAGTCAATACGGACGAAGACCGCCGGGCTTTCGTCAAAGCTCTGAAAGGAGCGCTGTCATGCTGA
- a CDS encoding MaoC family dehydratase, with protein MSEAAAGAPLSNWPKVGETIGRTDFGPFSGSHLRRYALVSGDDNPLHLDASAAAAVGLEAPPVHGMLMMSCFEPALRHWRRDIIICRLSGKFLRPVLRDGAISITGRVARAVLEPRPELFLRLMAYGPNGDLAILAEATVRRLEPWPL; from the coding sequence ATGAGTGAGGCGGCGGCCGGCGCGCCGCTTTCCAACTGGCCGAAAGTCGGAGAGACGATAGGCCGGACGGATTTTGGTCCCTTCTCAGGCTCGCATCTTCGCCGCTACGCCCTCGTCTCCGGCGATGACAATCCTTTGCATCTCGACGCCAGCGCCGCCGCGGCGGTCGGGCTCGAGGCGCCGCCCGTGCACGGCATGCTGATGATGAGCTGTTTCGAGCCGGCGCTGCGCCACTGGCGGCGCGACATCATCATCTGCCGGCTTTCGGGCAAGTTCCTGCGTCCGGTCCTCAGAGATGGCGCGATCAGCATTACGGGGCGCGTCGCGCGCGCGGTTCTCGAGCCCCGGCCTGAACTCTTCCTGCGCTTGATGGCGTATGGCCCCAATGGCGATCTCGCCATTTTGGCGGAGGCGACGGTGCGGCGTCTTGAGCCTTGGCCGCTTTGA
- a CDS encoding CopG family transcriptional regulator, translating into MGAEIHRLRDKVCESEKITINLGYVDLGHIDLLVREGFYSNRTDLIRTAIRNQLTHHAEAVKQTIVRQTLEIGLRHYSREDLEGVKAAGEMLSIKVVGLAIVADDVSPELACATIEAITVLGALQASKAVKTALADRIR; encoded by the coding sequence ATGGGCGCCGAAATTCATCGCTTACGTGACAAAGTGTGCGAGAGCGAAAAGATCACGATCAACCTTGGCTATGTGGACCTTGGCCATATCGATCTGCTTGTGCGCGAAGGCTTTTACTCCAATCGCACCGACTTGATCAGGACGGCGATCCGCAATCAGCTGACGCACCATGCGGAGGCCGTCAAACAAACCATTGTGCGGCAGACCCTCGAGATCGGGCTGCGGCATTACAGCAGAGAGGATCTTGAAGGGGTTAAGGCTGCGGGCGAAATGCTCAGCATCAAGGTCGTCGGCCTCGCTATCGTCGCCGATGACGTCTCTCCCGAACTTGCCTGCGCAACCATTGAGGCGATTACCGTCCTTGGGGCTTTGCAGGCGAGCAAAGCGGTCAAGACAGCGCTTGCCGACCGCATCCGCTGA
- the gcvH gene encoding glycine cleavage system protein GcvH has product MSTTRYTKDHEYIRVDGGAAVVGITDYAQSQLGDVVFVELPTIGKTVAKGDEAAVVESVKAASGVNAPVSGEVVEINQELEESPALVNEDPTGKGWFLKLKLADAAELDQLLDEEAYEAFVKTLS; this is encoded by the coding sequence ATGTCGACCACGCGTTACACGAAAGACCATGAATACATCCGAGTCGACGGCGGCGCGGCCGTTGTCGGCATCACGGACTATGCGCAATCGCAATTGGGCGACGTTGTTTTCGTCGAGCTTCCGACGATCGGCAAGACCGTCGCGAAAGGGGATGAGGCCGCGGTCGTCGAAAGCGTCAAGGCTGCGAGCGGCGTCAATGCTCCTGTCTCCGGCGAAGTCGTCGAAATCAATCAGGAGCTGGAAGAATCGCCCGCGCTCGTCAACGAAGACCCGACCGGCAAGGGCTGGTTTTTGAAGCTGAAGCTCGCCGACGCCGCCGAGCTCGACCAACTGCTCGATGAGGAGGCCTACGAAGCTTTCGTCAAGACGCTGTCTTAA
- a CDS encoding alpha/beta hydrolase family esterase, with protein MKSILDGAMRKAAALTSRQNLTEATKVIQNALSGEAWGQNADSGAQAREDKGQSRLAAGNIWSALTPLQKEPVPVEALTETARKSSPIGEIMHQLQNGFLSGGLPELGFGSASHARAEPGSATFDGAQFLTRTYSCAAGSRDYKLFVPSMAASATHRGQGLPLIVMLHGCKQDPDDFALGTDMNALAEQCGFLVAYPKQSSSSNQMGCWNWFNRKDQVRESGEPSIIAGLTREIMTEFNVDADQVFVAGLSAGGAMAAILGATHPDLFRAAGIHSGLPCGAATDVASAFTSMRHGASMEATALPETNVRTIVFQGAADRTVHPSNADLIVAFASAGLDSAVETKQRGRSGGGIAYERTVITDMSGVPQVEYWAVEGMGHAWSGGRAEGSFTDPNGPDASREMLRFFLQH; from the coding sequence ATGAAGTCCATTCTCGACGGCGCCATGCGCAAGGCCGCGGCTCTGACGTCACGCCAGAATTTGACCGAGGCGACAAAGGTCATTCAAAACGCCCTCTCGGGCGAGGCGTGGGGACAAAATGCGGATTCAGGCGCGCAGGCGCGAGAGGACAAGGGACAATCGAGGCTAGCCGCCGGCAATATCTGGAGCGCTCTGACGCCGCTTCAAAAAGAGCCCGTGCCGGTCGAAGCTTTGACGGAGACGGCGCGCAAAAGCTCGCCGATAGGCGAGATCATGCATCAATTGCAGAACGGATTCCTTTCCGGCGGCCTGCCGGAGCTCGGCTTCGGGTCGGCTTCGCACGCGCGCGCCGAACCGGGTTCTGCGACCTTCGACGGCGCGCAATTCCTCACGCGCACCTATTCCTGCGCCGCGGGTTCGCGAGATTATAAGCTGTTCGTGCCGAGCATGGCCGCAAGCGCGACGCATCGCGGGCAGGGCCTTCCGCTCATCGTCATGCTGCATGGCTGCAAGCAGGATCCCGATGACTTCGCTCTCGGCACAGACATGAATGCGCTGGCGGAGCAGTGCGGCTTCCTCGTCGCCTATCCAAAGCAGTCGTCAAGCTCGAATCAGATGGGCTGCTGGAACTGGTTCAACCGCAAGGATCAGGTGCGAGAATCAGGAGAACCGAGCATCATCGCCGGCCTGACGCGCGAGATCATGACGGAGTTCAACGTCGACGCCGATCAGGTCTTTGTCGCGGGCCTTTCCGCCGGGGGCGCTATGGCGGCGATTTTAGGCGCGACCCATCCAGACCTTTTCAGGGCGGCGGGCATTCATTCGGGACTGCCCTGCGGCGCCGCGACGGATGTTGCATCCGCTTTTACCTCGATGCGCCACGGCGCCTCGATGGAGGCCACGGCGCTGCCCGAGACCAACGTGCGAACCATCGTTTTTCAGGGAGCCGCCGATCGCACGGTCCATCCGTCGAACGCGGATCTGATTGTCGCCTTCGCCAGCGCTGGTCTCGACAGCGCCGTCGAGACCAAGCAGCGCGGCCGATCGGGCGGCGGCATCGCTTATGAGCGGACCGTCATCACGGATATGAGCGGCGTTCCACAGGTCGAATACTGGGCGGTAGAGGGTATGGGGCACGCCTGGTCGGGCGGACGCGCCGAGGGCTCGTTCACCGATCCGAATGGTCCTGACGCGTCGCGCGAAATGCTGCGGTTCTTTCTGCAGCATTGA
- a CDS encoding beta-ketoacyl-[acyl-carrier-protein] synthase family protein translates to MSAKRRVVVTGMGAVSSAGIGADALWRAARDGRSCVGETQFNRPYRGRIKISAQVQGFDGAAHIEASVLPFCDIVTQYLLTAADEAMAQAGLSRAEPMGARTASIIGTGVGGMHTIEDGLHLALVEQGRPTPLTVPRLIASSPPSNISIRYGATGPCFAVASACSSATQAIGIGAHLIRSGLIDRAIVGGTEDCITNSSMLAWEALRVLTPDVCRPFSKGRNGMILGAGAAVFILESEDVARARGADALVELAGYGTTADAKDQVRPDAGGAAACMRQTLRDADCSEEEIDYINAHGTGTTVNDLTESEALGMVFGQRLPHIPVSSTKPIHGHGLGAGGALELVVTIGAVRNNIAPPTINWREADAKCPIDAVPNEARPTPIRTALTNSFAFGGINASLIVRRAEAA, encoded by the coding sequence ATGAGCGCCAAGCGACGGGTCGTCGTCACAGGCATGGGGGCTGTGTCGTCCGCGGGAATTGGGGCCGACGCCCTTTGGCGCGCCGCCCGCGACGGGCGCTCCTGCGTCGGGGAAACGCAATTCAATCGGCCCTATCGCGGCCGCATCAAGATTTCGGCGCAAGTGCAAGGGTTCGACGGGGCGGCCCATATCGAAGCCAGCGTGCTGCCCTTCTGCGATATCGTTACGCAATATCTGTTGACCGCCGCGGATGAAGCGATGGCGCAGGCCGGGCTTTCCCGCGCCGAGCCGATGGGCGCGCGCACCGCCTCGATCATCGGCACCGGCGTCGGCGGCATGCATACGATCGAGGACGGGCTCCATCTTGCGCTGGTGGAGCAGGGCCGGCCGACGCCGCTCACCGTGCCGCGTCTTATCGCGAGCTCGCCGCCGTCGAATATCAGCATTCGCTACGGCGCGACGGGCCCCTGTTTCGCGGTGGCGAGCGCGTGTTCATCCGCGACCCAGGCGATCGGGATCGGCGCGCATCTCATTCGCTCCGGCCTCATTGACCGCGCCATCGTCGGCGGCACGGAAGACTGCATCACCAACAGCTCGATGCTGGCCTGGGAGGCGCTTCGCGTCCTGACGCCGGACGTGTGCCGCCCGTTCTCCAAGGGGCGCAACGGCATGATTCTCGGCGCTGGCGCCGCCGTTTTCATCCTTGAAAGCGAAGACGTCGCCCGGGCGCGGGGCGCTGACGCGCTGGTCGAACTCGCCGGCTACGGCACGACGGCCGACGCCAAGGATCAGGTCCGTCCGGACGCCGGCGGCGCCGCGGCCTGCATGCGCCAGACGCTGCGGGACGCCGACTGCTCGGAGGAGGAGATTGATTACATCAACGCGCATGGGACCGGCACGACGGTCAATGATCTGACCGAGTCGGAGGCCCTCGGCATGGTGTTCGGCCAGCGGCTGCCGCATATCCCGGTTTCGTCGACGAAGCCGATTCACGGACATGGGCTCGGCGCCGGCGGCGCGCTCGAGCTCGTCGTCACCATTGGCGCTGTGCGCAACAACATCGCGCCGCCGACGATCAATTGGCGCGAAGCTGACGCAAAATGCCCGATCGACGCGGTGCCGAATGAGGCGCGGCCCACGCCCATTCGCACCGCGCTCACCAATTCCTTCGCGTTCGGCGGCATCAACGCGAGCCTCATCGTGCGTCGCGCCGAGGCGGCATGA
- a CDS encoding SDR family NAD(P)-dependent oxidoreductase → MQPRSILITGASSGIGRALALDYAAPGVRLALIGRNKERLDAVAALARGQGAEVDAGLVDVRDQDAMARWISAADARCGFDLCVANAGITTGLAPGELTEDPQAVRAILSSNLLGVLNTVEPLIVPMCARRNGQLAFIGSIAGLRGLPYSPAYCMTKAAVHAYSESVRGRLEAEGVCVSLIIAGFVKTPLNDSIDAMKPLEVSDAQAARIIRRGLDRRRAVIAFPRRLYFVARLGRLLPIRLVDKILSRVEVKAPKTQERVR, encoded by the coding sequence ATGCAGCCCCGGTCAATCCTCATCACCGGCGCGTCGAGCGGCATCGGCCGCGCCCTCGCGCTCGACTATGCCGCACCCGGCGTCAGGCTGGCGCTCATCGGGCGCAATAAGGAACGACTCGACGCCGTGGCGGCGCTGGCGCGCGGGCAGGGGGCGGAAGTCGACGCCGGGCTTGTCGACGTCCGCGATCAGGACGCTATGGCGCGCTGGATCAGCGCCGCTGACGCGCGCTGCGGCTTTGATCTCTGCGTCGCCAATGCCGGAATTACGACAGGGCTGGCGCCAGGCGAACTGACGGAGGACCCGCAAGCCGTTCGCGCCATTTTGAGCTCCAATCTTCTTGGCGTGCTCAATACCGTCGAACCGCTCATCGTGCCGATGTGCGCCCGCAGGAACGGGCAGCTTGCCTTCATCGGCTCAATCGCGGGGTTGCGTGGGCTGCCTTATTCGCCGGCCTATTGCATGACCAAGGCGGCGGTGCACGCCTATTCCGAATCGGTGCGCGGCCGGCTTGAAGCGGAAGGCGTGTGCGTCAGCCTCATCATCGCCGGATTTGTGAAAACCCCGTTGAACGACAGTATCGACGCCATGAAGCCGCTCGAGGTCAGCGACGCGCAAGCGGCGCGAATCATTCGCCGCGGTCTCGACCGGCGCAGAGCCGTCATCGCCTTTCCACGGCGGCTTTACTTCGTCGCCCGGCTCGGCAGGCTTTTGCCGATTCGGCTTGTCGACAAGATTTTATCGCGTGTTGAAGTCAAAGCGCCGAAGACGCAAGAGCGCGTCCGATAG
- the gcvPB gene encoding aminomethyl-transferring glycine dehydrogenase subunit GcvPB — protein MLNRPEHPLEARDSFHGAKTFTSNRGLELEEPLIFEIGRPETTGVDLDEPEPFESRLGVLERHSPIGLPGLSEPEAVRHYVRLSQKNYSIDAGLYPLGSCTMKHNPRLNEAMARLPGFADIHPLQPQSTVPGALELIGEVARWLMTLTGMPAIAMSPKAGAHGEACGMMAIKSAIAAKGEASTRKIVLVPESAHGTNPASATLIGFDVRPVPAGPDGRVDLQAFRALLGPEVAAIMLTNPNTCGLFESDIVEIADAMHAVGAYFYCDGANFNAIVGKARPGDLGVDAMHINLHKTFSTPHGGGGPGAGPVVLSRRLAPFAPAPFLRQEEGGLRLVEHTGGDSQSFGRMTAFHGQMGMFVRALSYMASHGADGLRQASEDAVLSANYIRASLNDLMSQPFGDAPCMHEVLFDDAWLKPTGLTTLDFAKAMIDEGYHPMTIYFPLVAHGAMLIEPTESESKASLDLFIATLRDLAQAALRGETERFIGAPIHAPRRRLDETRAARNPVLKWTKPAPK, from the coding sequence ATGCTGAACCGCCCGGAACATCCGCTTGAGGCGCGTGACTCATTTCACGGCGCGAAGACATTCACCTCCAATCGCGGCCTTGAACTCGAGGAGCCGCTGATTTTCGAGATCGGCCGGCCCGAGACCACGGGCGTTGATCTCGACGAGCCGGAGCCTTTCGAATCGCGGCTCGGCGTCCTGGAGCGCCATTCGCCGATCGGTCTGCCGGGGCTCAGCGAGCCGGAGGCGGTGCGCCATTATGTGCGCCTTTCGCAGAAGAACTATTCGATCGACGCAGGGCTCTATCCGCTCGGCTCTTGCACCATGAAGCACAATCCGCGCCTCAACGAGGCGATGGCGCGGCTGCCGGGCTTTGCCGATATCCATCCGCTACAGCCGCAATCGACCGTTCCGGGGGCGCTGGAGCTGATCGGCGAAGTCGCCCGCTGGCTGATGACGCTGACGGGCATGCCGGCGATCGCCATGTCGCCAAAGGCCGGCGCGCATGGCGAGGCCTGCGGCATGATGGCGATCAAATCCGCCATCGCGGCCAAGGGCGAAGCCTCGACGCGAAAAATCGTGCTTGTGCCGGAATCGGCGCATGGCACCAATCCGGCCAGCGCGACCCTGATCGGATTCGATGTGCGCCCGGTCCCGGCTGGCCCCGACGGCAGGGTCGATCTCCAGGCGTTCCGCGCCTTGCTTGGTCCAGAGGTCGCCGCCATCATGCTGACCAATCCAAACACCTGTGGATTGTTCGAGAGCGACATTGTGGAAATTGCCGACGCCATGCATGCGGTGGGCGCTTATTTCTACTGCGACGGCGCCAATTTCAACGCGATCGTCGGCAAGGCGCGGCCGGGCGATCTTGGCGTCGACGCTATGCATATCAACCTGCACAAGACCTTTTCGACCCCGCATGGCGGCGGCGGCCCCGGCGCCGGACCGGTCGTGCTCTCCAGGCGGCTGGCCCCTTTCGCGCCCGCGCCTTTTCTGCGCCAGGAGGAGGGCGGGCTTCGTCTCGTCGAACACACGGGCGGGGATTCGCAATCCTTCGGCCGCATGACGGCGTTCCATGGCCAGATGGGCATGTTCGTGCGGGCGCTGAGTTATATGGCCTCGCATGGGGCGGACGGCCTGCGGCAGGCTTCGGAAGACGCCGTCCTCAGCGCAAATTACATTCGCGCCAGCCTCAATGATCTGATGTCGCAGCCCTTCGGCGACGCCCCTTGCATGCATGAGGTCCTGTTCGATGACGCATGGCTGAAGCCGACAGGCCTCACGACGCTCGACTTTGCCAAAGCGATGATCGACGAGGGCTATCATCCGATGACGATCTATTTTCCGCTCGTCGCGCATGGCGCCATGCTGATCGAGCCGACTGAGTCGGAATCGAAGGCTTCCCTCGATCTGTTCATCGCGACCTTGCGCGACCTCGCTCAGGCGGCCCTCCGGGGCGAGACGGAGCGTTTCATCGGCGCTCCGATCCATGCGCCACGCCGCCGGCTCGATGAGACGAGAGCCGCGCGCAATCCCGTCCTCAAATGGACGAAGCCAGCGCCGAAATAG
- the gcvT gene encoding glycine cleavage system aminomethyltransferase GcvT, whose product MTVHLSVAALAQTPLHDLHQALGARMVPFAGYSMPVHYAPGIIQEHLHTRGHAGLFDVSHMGQAILEGVNAATRFETLAPGDIEALRPGQMRYTQLLYGDGHILDDLMVTRLADAVGRERLFLVVNAASKAADFALIASALPDCALTILDDRALLALQGPRAAAALERLASGVSRLTFMSAAEFETRGGAFRISRSGYTGEDGFEISMSAAAAPDFAKTLLADPEVWPIGLGARDSLRLEAGLCLCGHDIDATTDPVEAGLLWSIPKRRREQGGFPGYAQIAEAIAKGPVRRRVGFLVEGKAPAREGAEIETPEGRAIGRLTSGGFAPSLGRPIAMGYVEAKAAKIGAPVHLIVRGKSAQAKIVSMPFVPHAYFRGV is encoded by the coding sequence ATGACCGTTCATCTTTCCGTCGCAGCGCTTGCGCAAACGCCGCTCCACGACCTGCATCAGGCGCTTGGCGCGCGTATGGTGCCTTTCGCCGGCTACTCGATGCCGGTGCACTATGCCCCAGGCATCATCCAGGAACATCTTCACACGCGCGGCCACGCGGGCCTCTTCGACGTCTCACATATGGGGCAGGCGATCCTTGAAGGGGTCAACGCCGCGACTCGCTTTGAAACGCTGGCGCCGGGCGATATCGAGGCGCTGCGTCCAGGGCAGATGCGCTACACGCAATTGCTCTACGGCGACGGCCATATCCTCGATGATCTCATGGTCACGCGCCTTGCCGACGCCGTGGGCCGAGAGCGCCTCTTTCTCGTAGTCAACGCCGCGTCCAAAGCGGCTGACTTTGCGCTGATCGCCAGCGCCCTGCCTGACTGCGCGCTGACGATTCTCGACGACAGGGCGCTGCTCGCCCTGCAGGGTCCACGCGCCGCCGCGGCGCTGGAGCGCCTTGCATCCGGCGTTTCGCGTTTGACATTCATGTCTGCGGCCGAGTTCGAGACAAGGGGCGGCGCTTTCAGAATTTCCCGCTCCGGCTATACGGGCGAGGATGGTTTCGAGATTTCCATGTCCGCCGCCGCCGCGCCCGACTTTGCGAAAACCCTGCTCGCCGATCCTGAGGTCTGGCCGATCGGGCTCGGGGCGCGCGATTCGCTCCGGCTCGAAGCCGGTCTTTGCCTTTGCGGCCATGACATCGACGCGACGACGGATCCCGTCGAGGCCGGGCTTTTGTGGTCGATCCCGAAGCGGCGGCGCGAGCAGGGCGGATTTCCTGGATATGCGCAGATCGCCGAAGCGATCGCGAAGGGCCCCGTCCGTCGCCGCGTCGGCTTTCTCGTTGAGGGCAAGGCGCCCGCGCGGGAAGGCGCTGAGATCGAGACGCCGGAGGGGCGTGCAATCGGCCGCCTGACCTCCGGCGGTTTCGCGCCAAGCCTCGGGCGCCCGATCGCCATGGGTTATGTCGAGGCTAAGGCCGCCAAAATCGGCGCGCCTGTTCATTTGATCGTTCGCGGCAAGTCGGCGCAGGCAAAGATCGTATCGATGCCTTTCGTGCCGCATGCCTATTTCAGGGGAGTTTGA
- a CDS encoding glycosyltransferase family 2 protein, producing the protein MTLIDFLTLLSDVTLVIAVLGLLFVGGGFLALIGINVFERLTGRKLGRPLRHLILTDGDLPHVLVQIPVFNEPETVVGALRSAAALDWPRDRLHIQLLDDSSDETSVVATRVIGELHDRGFDVLHLRRGDRSGYKAGALAAGLLHSNAPYVAVLDVDFRPPANWLRKVMPALIADPKASFIQSRCEFANASANWLTRAQGLMLDAHYVLEQATRYRAGWLFQFNGTAGVWRRAAIAAAGGWSSDSLCEDLDLTVRAEIAGWHGLFSMDPPVPGLVPDQVKHWRVQQRRWSNGFVQVARKLMKQIWTSDWSVRRKFSASFLILVQAFYPCAAIATGALLASIMLRAGDPTAYLPIINVIAALIAIVAIGMTLTPYMVLRRGSVSRYVATLASLTPLMIFVSLSNAPSILKTVFGAADTWTRTPKSVSIPVAPTDPIRRF; encoded by the coding sequence TTGACCTTAATCGATTTCTTGACGTTGCTCAGCGACGTGACCCTTGTGATTGCCGTCCTGGGACTTCTTTTCGTCGGCGGCGGATTTCTGGCGCTCATCGGCATCAATGTTTTCGAGCGGCTCACCGGCAGGAAACTTGGGCGCCCGCTTCGTCATCTCATTCTGACAGACGGCGACCTGCCTCATGTCCTCGTGCAAATTCCCGTTTTCAATGAGCCAGAAACAGTCGTCGGCGCCTTGCGCTCGGCCGCCGCTCTCGACTGGCCGCGGGACCGTCTGCACATTCAGCTGCTCGACGATAGTTCGGACGAGACGAGCGTTGTCGCGACGCGCGTGATCGGCGAGCTGCATGACCGGGGCTTCGACGTCCTGCATCTGCGCCGCGGCGACCGCTCGGGCTATAAGGCGGGAGCGCTCGCCGCCGGGCTCCTGCATTCGAATGCCCCCTATGTCGCGGTGCTCGACGTTGATTTCCGTCCTCCGGCGAATTGGCTGCGCAAGGTCATGCCGGCTCTCATCGCCGATCCGAAGGCGAGCTTCATTCAGTCGCGCTGCGAATTCGCCAATGCGAGCGCCAACTGGCTGACCAGAGCGCAAGGGCTGATGCTCGATGCGCATTACGTGCTGGAGCAGGCGACGCGTTATCGCGCCGGCTGGCTGTTCCAGTTCAACGGCACCGCTGGCGTATGGCGGCGCGCCGCCATCGCCGCCGCTGGAGGCTGGTCGTCTGATTCGCTGTGTGAGGATCTCGATCTCACCGTGCGCGCGGAAATAGCCGGATGGCACGGGCTGTTTTCGATGGACCCTCCGGTTCCCGGCCTTGTTCCCGATCAGGTCAAGCATTGGCGCGTCCAGCAGAGGCGCTGGTCGAACGGATTCGTGCAGGTCGCCCGCAAGCTGATGAAACAGATCTGGACGTCGGACTGGTCCGTGCGCCGCAAATTCTCGGCAAGCTTCCTGATCCTCGTCCAGGCTTTCTATCCCTGCGCTGCGATCGCGACAGGAGCGCTTCTCGCAAGCATCATGTTGCGGGCGGGGGATCCCACCGCCTATCTGCCGATCATCAATGTGATCGCCGCCTTGATCGCGATTGTCGCCATCGGCATGACGCTGACGCCCTATATGGTGTTGCGGCGCGGCTCCGTGTCTCGTTACGTCGCGACGCTTGCCTCGCTCACCCCTCTCATGATTTTCGTCAGCCTTTCCAATGCGCCTTCGATTCTGAAAACCGTTTTCGGCGCCGCCGACACCTGGACGCGCACGCCGAAATCGGTATCGATCCCGGTTGCGCCGACTGATCCGATCCGGCGCTTTTGA
- a CDS encoding invasion associated locus B family protein has product MRRSLIAFAFLPLVWSSAGQAQPPSTQVAQNEAAPKPAPHKKIFGSWTLICATTPGESEESCEADVSLQPEAQLPPVAKVAFVRAAKDKPLRLVAIVQANLTLAPGVEIASDPAKPGVVLPFKSCLNSACLADAELSQDQMQAFRSQTQTGRLTIKNAAGEQLSLSVPSKGLDEALAALLTQ; this is encoded by the coding sequence ATGCGCCGCAGCCTGATAGCCTTTGCCTTTCTCCCGCTCGTCTGGTCGTCCGCAGGACAGGCGCAGCCCCCCTCAACGCAGGTCGCGCAGAACGAGGCCGCGCCGAAACCCGCGCCCCACAAGAAGATATTCGGCTCATGGACGCTGATTTGCGCGACGACGCCAGGGGAATCAGAGGAAAGCTGCGAAGCCGACGTCTCGCTGCAGCCAGAGGCGCAATTGCCGCCGGTTGCGAAGGTCGCCTTCGTCCGCGCTGCGAAAGACAAGCCTTTGCGCCTCGTCGCGATCGTGCAAGCCAATCTGACGCTGGCCCCCGGCGTTGAGATCGCGAGCGACCCGGCCAAACCCGGCGTTGTTCTGCCCTTCAAATCCTGTCTCAATAGCGCCTGCCTCGCCGACGCCGAACTGTCGCAAGACCAGATGCAGGCTTTTCGTTCGCAGACGCAAACCGGCCGGTTGACGATCAAGAACGCCGCGGGCGAGCAGCTGTCCTTGTCCGTGCCGTCGAAGGGTCTCGATGAGGCGCTCGCCGCCCTGCTGACGCAATAG